In a single window of the Fusarium falciforme chromosome 3, complete sequence genome:
- a CDS encoding HMG box domain-containing protein produces the protein MSANNVVETAPMIPVQVATQVDMGELTTLWEMLKAELSADEGNILTIQGEHYRALDDGAKAFLACMLMSEIHEPVLFARDGNGSDHVYLGSPRALTAGQGMLVNPTGAGEALWMVRPEGAPIKVPRPPNAYILYRKERHHLVKSMHPGITNNEISQILGRCWNLENRATRAEYKVRADEVKRLHYEKHPDYQYRPRRPSEKRRRTNPSAATALGRAVQANQAAPQATAQIVQPVAQNGTQPNQAAAQVNQTQ, from the exons atgagcGCCAACAACGTGGTTGAGACCGCCCCAATGATTCCCGTCCAGGTCGCTACTCAGGTAGACATGGGAGAGCTTACCACTCTCTGGGAGATGCTCAAGGCTGAGCTCTCCGCCGACGAGGGCAATATTCTGACCATCCAGGGAGAACATTACCGCGCCCTCGATGATGGCGCCAAGGCTTTCCTCGCCTGCATGCTCAT GTCTGAGATTCATGAGCCCGTCCTGTTTGCCCGTGATGGCAACGGTTCCGACCATGTCTATCTCGGTTCTCCTCGTGCCCTGACTGCTGGTCAAGGGATGCTTGTCAACCCCACCGGAGCTGGCGAGGCTCTCTGGATGGTTCGCCCTGAGGGTGCCCCAATCAAGGTTCCTCGACCCCCCAACGCCTACATTCTGTACCGCAAGGAGCGTCACCACCTTGTCAAGTCTATGCACCctggcatcaccaacaacgagATCT CTCAGATCCTGGGCCGTTGCTGGAACCTGGAGAACCGCGCTACTCGGGCTGAGTACAAGGTCCGCGCCGATGAGGTGAAGCGTCTTCACTACGAGAAGCACCCCGACTACCAGTACCGACCTCGCCGACCATCTGAGAAGCGTCGCCGCACCAACCCTTCCGCTGCCACTGCGCTTGGTCGGGCTGTCCAGGCCAACCAGGCTGCTCCTCAGGCTACTGCCCAGATTGTCCAGCCTGTCGCCCAGAATGGAACTCAGCCCAACCAGGCTGCAGCCCAGGTCAACCAGACTCAGTAG
- a CDS encoding 60S ribosomal protein L21-A, which translates to MGHSYGKRAGTRYAFSRDFRKKGMIALNTYLRQYRVGDIVDIKANGAVQKGLPYKVYHGKTGVIYNVTKSAVGIIIYKKVKHRYIEKRINIRIEHVQPSRSREDFLKRVKANAEAKKQAKADGVAVSVKRQPAGPRDAQTVSLTDNPPETLTPLPYETTI; encoded by the exons ATGGGTCACTCCTACGGAAAGAGAGCGGGCACCCGC TATGCCTTCAGCCGGGACTTCCGCAAGAAGGGCATGATCGCCCTGAACACCTATCTCCGACAGTACCG TGTTGGTGATATCGTCGACATCAAGGCGAACGGTGCCGTCCAGAAGGG TTTGCCCTACAAGGTGTACCACGGCAAGACTGGTGTCATCTACAACGTCACCAAGTCCGCTGTTGGCATCATTATCTACAAGAAGGTCAAGCACCGATACATCGAGAAGCGAATCAACATCCGGATCGAGCACGTCCAGCCCTCGCGATCCCGTGAGGACTTCCTCAAGCGGGTGAAGGCCaacgccgaggccaagaagcaggccaaggccgacggTGTCGCCGTCTCCGTCAAGCGCCAGCCCGCCGGTCCCCGAGATGCCCAAACAGTCTCCCTCACCGACAACCCTCCCGAGACCCTCACTCCTCTCCCCTACGAGACTACGATCTAA
- a CDS encoding Pre-mRNA-splicing factor SLU7, whose product MPQPQTNPPTGAGAASKEENIYIPSFISKRPFYAGEEGDDNDYLKHQRREEKNEKSTWYDRGRKAGPAATKYRKGACENCGAMTHKKKDCLSRPRAKGAKWTGKDIQADELIQDVKMGWDAKRDRWNGYDAKEYRSVVEDYNQMEELRKKATVGADGEEENDDGDKYAEENDMSKHQSTATRQLRIREDTAKYLLNLDLESAKYDPKTRALVDSGATADKAAEMFAEEGFMRSSGDAGAFEKAQRYAWEAQETSGDTSQHLQANPTAGEFYRKKEQEEAEAKRADREKALLDKYGGEQKAMPAALRSMAVTESETFVEYDEAGLIKGAPKKKAKSKYAEDVFINNHTSTWGSWWSNFKWGYACCHSFIKNSYCTGEEGKEAWEAAERQRTGANLIEDKEEDEEPTNEDGDKEAEESKPKKRTREEMMNGVTEEEMDEYRRKRTVAADPMAKLLGKDELLT is encoded by the coding sequence ATGCCGCAGCCACAGACAAATCCGCCGACTGGCGCTGGCGCCGCTTCGAAAGAGGAAAACATCTACATCCCATCCTTCATCAGTAAACGACCGTTCTACGCCGGCGAAGAAGGAGACGACAATGACTACCTCAAGCATCAGCGTCGCGAAGAGAAGAATGAGAAGTCAACATGGTACGACCGCGGCAGAAAGGCTGGCCCAGCCGCCACCAAGTATCGCAAAGGCGCGTGCGAAAACTGCGGCGCCATGACacacaagaagaaggactgCTTGAGCCGACCTCGGGCGAAGGGCGCAAAGTGGACGGGAAAAGATATCCAGGCCGATGAGCTTATTCAGGATGTCAAGATGGGCTGGGACGCCAAGCGCGATCGCTGGAACGGCTACGATGCGAAGGAATATCGCAGCGTGGTGGAAGACTACAACCAGATGGAGGAACTGCGGAAGAAGGCTACAGTAGGCGctgatggcgaggaagaaaACGACGATGGCGATAAGTACGCCGAGGAGAACGACATGAGCAAACACCAGAGTACAGCGACCCGACAACTGCGAATACGAGAAGACACAGCCAAATACCTGCTGAACCTCGATCTGGAATCCGCCAAATATGATCCCAAGACACGAGCATTGGTCGACAGTGGTGCGACAGCCGATAAGGCGGCTGAAATGTTTGCGGAGGAGGGATTCATGCGATCATCAGGCGATGCTGGCGCTTTCGAGAAGGCGCAACGATACGCATGGGAGGCACAAGAAACATCTGGCGACACCAGCCAACATTTGCAGGCAAACCCAACGGCGGGAGAGTTCTACCGAaagaaggagcaggaggaggcagaggcGAAGCGCGCAGACCGAGAGAAGGCTTTGCTGGACAAGTACGGAGGGGAGCAAAAGGCAATGCCAGCTGCTCTACGCAGCATGGCGGTTACCGAGTCCGAGACATTTGTCGAGTACGACGAAGCTGGTCTGATCAAGGGCGCACCGAAGAAAaaggccaagtccaagtaTGCCGAGGAcgtcttcatcaacaaccatACCTCGACTTGGGGCAGCTGGTGGTCCAACTTCAAGTGGGGTTACGCATGCTGTCACTCTTTCATCAAGAACAGCTACTGCACAGGagaggagggcaaggaggcTTGGGAGGCTGCTGAGCGGCAACGCACTGGTGCCAACCTGATTGAGGATaaagaggaggacgaggagcctACCAACGAGGATGGAGACAAGGAGGCCGAAGAGTCGAAACCGAAGAAACGGACAAGAGAAGAGATGATGAACGGGGTaacagaggaggagatggacgAGTACAGGCGGAAACGAACAGTTGCGGCTGATCCAATGGCGAAGCTTCTGGGCAAGGATGAACTTTTGACATAG
- a CDS encoding DNA polymerase has translation MDLFRVRLNCIDHYQATPTRYDPQLRNDVRPSQISKGPKVPVIRIFGSTETGQKVCAHVHGAFPYLYVEYQGGLAPDEVGAYIYRFHLSIDHALAVSYRRDKKGDNARFVARITLVKGVPFYGFHVGYRFFLKIYMFNPVVMTRLADLLQQGVIMKQKFQPYEAHLQYLLQFMTDFNLYGCDYLDASSTRFRSPVPEYDQGLNSTHLWHTRSIPEGYITDETTLPRASHCSIEVDICVQDIINRKKVRERPLHHDFTERTNPIPGDMKYVYSMAGLWKDETKRRKRKMQNPGPGSSPFPPEVLVSMSANVRDSQPQGWIHEDEYRAQIQELILAERGATSDELSFDNFAKALPYEDQVRTTLQSVEDLFPSTLAPVLGLPSGVEEARQDPASSIEVDERKSRQVGNLQDEFFSEDSDEEAISMMVAMEKAAAKGSRGSTAQSSGVRRKQDTTTDAMDDLEDDSLDSLLGICRSGLKTGRLPDIPLSKELLELAENEGLIGRTWKTAPANAPLQLKRPLSSATSTLSPNKRPRLDEPPLIDDDEMHLVPIPPDSSKPSTSTFRTHSILKGRSSVTKASTSPSKEAAGSNSKLHFPTVKDQNDPNTKLRLSQMSQKSASQQSEDGHFTKHVSFDPSTFAPGPEKGLSQVTLSSSLLSSIALDEDNDSQESKIQRAIERFSGSQIHLVLPPPPSAASVASSLKEYFLPDAIYQDAYYSKEKDVPGRTREYAGKEFRLEGNTLPFLPEFDPTATSPANYGIKHGALDKTRMNLQFERRGKKCSWRGWEIANPPPTYHEVESWWLEKERAANAEPGSDLPPTPRHYHSQIDGPTPKNKHGFKYTQGKKTTSVEHEAQYMSTMSLEVHVNTRGKFVPNPEEDEVQCVFWALKSDETVIGSQNSADAVQTGILVLSGDSGLPERIRRQTTAEVIEETSELDLMVRMVEIVRTHDPDILTGYEVHGSSWGYMIERARLKYDYNLCDEFSRMKTESHGRFGKENDRWGFNTTSTIRVTGRHMINVWRAMRGELNLLQYTMENVAWHLLHRRIPHYSWKSLTSWYQSGKHRELSRMLRYYQNRTRLDIEILEANELIARTSEQARLLGVDFFSVFSRGSQFKVESIMFRIAKPENLLLVSPSRKQVGGQNALECLPLVMEPQSAFYNSPLVVLDFQSLYPSVMIAYNYCYSTFLGRITNWRGMNKMGFTEYKRQQGLLALLEDYINIAPNGMMYAKTEIRKSLLAKMLTEILETRVMVKSGMKQDKDDKVLQQLLNNRQLALKLLANVTYGYTSASFSGRMPCSEIADSIVQTGRETLERAIAYIHSVEKWGAEVVYGDTDSLFIYMKGRTREQAFDIGNEIAKAITEMNPRPIKLKFEKVYHPCVLLAKKRYVGYKYESKNQTKPEFDAKGIETVRRDGTPAEQKIEEKALRLLFETADLSQIKAYFQKQCQKIMRNNVSVQDFCFAKEVRLGTYSDKGPAPAGALISTKRMLEDARAEPQYGERVPYVVITGAPGARLIDRCVAPEELLSNPHWRLDAEYYISKNLIPPLERIFNLVGANVRQWYDEMPKVQRIRHATTLGTRKTTLESYMKSSHCLICDKKFANEDNPLCPACRTNVPASLLTLQTRLSTEERRLQEVLSLCRSCAGIGPVEDVQCDSKDCPVFWTRMRQTSKTREARNTNQPVIQALVEGVDRLSLDW, from the exons ATGGACTTGTTCCGGGTCAGATTGAATTGTATCGATCACTACCAAGCGACTCCGACGCGATATGACCCCCAGCTTCGCAACGATGTCCGTCCTTCTCAGATCTCGAAAGGGCCCAAGGTTCCTGTCATTAGGATCTTTGGATCGACAGAGACAGGTCAGAAAGTTTGTGCCCATGTTCATGGTGCGTTCCCGTACCTGTACGTGGAATACCAGGGGGGCCTAGCTCCTGATGAAG TCGGTGCATACATCTACCGATTTCATCTTTCCATCGATCATGCCTTGGCAGTCAGCTATCGGAGAGATAAGAAAGGCGACAATGCAAGGTTCGTGGCGAGAATCACCCTTGTCAAGGGAGTTCCGTTCTACGGCTTTCATGTGGGATaccgcttcttcttgaagatCTATATGTTCAACCCTGTTGTCATGACAAGACTGGCCGACCTCCTTCAGCAAGGCGTCATCATGAAGCAGAAGTTTCAGCCTTACGAAGCGCATCTCCAGTACCTTCTCCAGTTCATGACTGACTTCAACCTCTACGGCTGTGACTATTTGGACGCTTCAAGCACCCGATTCCGGTCTCCCGTCCCCGAATATGATCAGGGATTGAACTCGACGCATTTATGGCACACTCGGTCCATCCCTGAGGGGTACATCACAGATGAGACCACACTTCCTCGAGCCAGCCACTGCTCGATAGAAGTAGACATCTGCGTCCAGGATATTATCAACCGGAAGAAGGTCAGGGAAAGGCCACTGCATCATGACTTCACGGAGCGAACCAACCCGATTCCTGGAGACATGAAATACGTTTACAGCATGGCTGGGTTGTGGAAGGACGAGACGAAGAGACGGAAACGAAAGATGCAGAACCCTGGCCCAGGGAGCAGTCCATTTCCACCAGAGGTTCTTGTATCCATGTCGGCCAACGTTCGAGACTCGCAGCCACAGGGCTGGATCCACGAGGACGAGTATCGGGCTCAGATTCAAGAGCTCATTTTGGCTGAGAGGGGTGCAACCTCTGACGAGTTGTCCTTCGACAACTTTGCCAAGGCCCTTCCGTACGAGGATCAAGTAAGAACTACGCTACAGTCTGTTGAAGATCTTTTTCCTTCAACCCTTGCACCAGTACTGGGTCTGCCATCAGGGGTAGAAGAAGCGAGGCAAGATCCAGCAAGCAGCATTGAGGTCGACGAACGCAAGTCGCGCCAAGTCGGCAACTTGCAAGATGAGTTCTTCTCTGAAGACTCGGACGAGGAAGCCATTTCAATGATGGTGGCCATGGAGAAGGCTGCCGCTAAGGGTTCTCGGGGTTCCACAGCCCAATCTTCAGGGGTGAGGCGTAAACAGGATACCACGACCGATGCCATGGACGATTTAGAGGACGATTCTTTGGACTCGCTGCTCGGCATCTGCCGAAGTGGCCTGAAGACTGGCAGACTGCCCGACATCCCCCTGAGCAAAGAGTTGCTAGAGTTGGCAGAAAACGAAGGCTTAATTGGCCGCACCTGGAAGACTGCACCTGCCAACGCACCTCTACAGTTGAAGAGGCCCTTGTCCAGCGCGACATCAACTCTATCACCCAACAAACGACCCAGACTCGACGAGCCGCCACtcatcgatgatgatgagatgcaCTTGGTTCCCATTCCCCCAGACTCGAGTAAACCGTCAACCTCTACATTCAGGACCCATTCAATCCTCAAAGGCCGTTCATCAGTAACCAAAGCCTCGACTTCACCTTCAAAGGAAGCTGCTGGTTCTAACTCGAAACTCCATTTCCCAACCGTCAAGGACCAAAATGATCCCAACACGAAACTCCGTCTCAGCCAGATGAGCCAGAAGTCGGCTTCTCAGCAAAGTGAAGACGGTCACTTCACCAAACACGTTTCCTTTGACCCCAGCACCTTTGCTCCTGGTCCTGAGAAGGGCCTATCCCAAGTTACATTGTCCTCGTCTTTGCTATCATCTATTGCTCTTGATGAGGACAACGATAGCCAGGAGTCTAAGATCCAGCGAGCCATTGAAAGGTTTTCAGGGTCTCAGATTCATCTCGTCCTGCCACCGCCTCCCTCTGCCGCCTCTGTAGCTTCCTCCCTGAAGGAGTACTTTCTTCCCGATGCCATCTACCAGGATGCATATTATAGCAAGGAAAAGGATGTCCCCGGTCGGACGCGGGAGTATGCTGGAAAGGAATTTCGGCTGGAAGGCAACACGCTCCCATTTCTCCCCGAGTTTGACCCAACGGCAACCTCACCCGCTAACTATGGAATCAAGCATGGCGCTCTTGACAAGACACGCATGAATCTTCAGTTTGAACGTCGAGGGAAGAAGTGCTCGTGGCGAGGCTGGGAGATCGCAAACCCACCGCCAACGTACCACGAAGTTGAGAGCTGGTGGCTCGAAAAGGAGCGAGCTGCCAACGCAGAGCCAGGCTCCGACTTGCCGCCAACCCCAAGACACTACCACTCTCAGATCGACGGTCCAACGCCAAAGAACAAGCATGGCTTCAAGTACACACAGGGAAAGAAGACGACAAGCGTGGAGCATGAGGCTCAGTACATGAGCACGATGAGCCTCGAGGTTCATGTCAACACAAGGGGCAAGTTCGTGCCTAATCCTGAAGAAGACGAAGTTCAATGTGTCTTCTGGGCACTCAAGTCAGACGAGACGGTCATTGGCAGCCAGAATTCAGCCGATGCAGTTCAAACGGGCATACTAGTGCTATCCGGCGACAGTGGCTTGCCTGAGCGTATCCGGCGTCAAACGACTGCTGAAGTCATCGAGGAGACTTCTGAACTGGACCTTATGGTGCGGATGGTTGAGATCGTGAGGACACATGACCCTGATATCTTGACTGGGTACGAGGTTCATGGCAGTTCGTGGGGCTACATGATTGAGAGGGCTCGTCTCAAGTACGACTACAACCTCTGCGACGAGTTCTCTCGCATGAAGACAGAGTCCCATGGAAGGTTTGGCAAGGAGAACGACCGATGGGGATTCAACACTACCTCGACAATCAGAGTCACGGGCCGACACATGATCAACGTTTGGAGGGCGATGAGAGGAGagctcaatctccttcaaTATACGATGGAGAACGTCGCCTGGCACTTGCTTCACCGTCGCATACCGCATTACTCCTGGAAGTCTTTGACTAGTTGGTACCAGAGTGGGAAGCATCGCGAACTCAGCCGAATGTTAAGATATTACCAAAACCGGACTCGACTCGACATTGAAATTCTTGAGGCAAATGAGCTCATCGCTAGAACAAGCGAACAAGCTCGACTTCTCGGCGTGGACTTTTTTTCTGTGTTTTCTCGAGGATCCCAGTTCAAAGTCGAGTCTATCATGTTCAGGATTGCAAAGCCGGAGAACTTGCTCCTCGTGTCGCCCAGTCGCAAGCAGGTCGGCGGTCAGAACGCCCTTGAGTGTCTTCCGCTTGTCATGGAACCACAGAGCGCTTTCTACAACAGTCCTCTCGTGGTACTTGACTTTCAAAGTCTGTATCCGAGTGTCATGATTGCCTACAACTACTGCTACTCGACCTTTCTAGGTCGAATCACCAACTGGAGAGGCATGAACAAGATGGGCTTTACCGAGTACAAGAGGCAGCAAGGTCTCCTTGCACTCCTGGAGGATTACATCAATATTGCACCAAACGGTATGATGTATGCAAAGACAGAGATTCGCAAGTCACTGCTTGCCAAGATGCTCACGGAGATTCTCGAAACGCGAGTGATGGTCAAGAGCGGAATGAAACaggacaaggacgacaaGGTACTTCAACAACTCTTGAACAACAGACAACTAGCCCTGAAGCTCCTCGCCAACGTCACCTATGGCTATACCTCTGCATCTTTCTCCGGTCGCATGCCATGCTCGGAGATTGCGGACAGCATCGTGCAGACAGGCCGGGAAACCCTTGAGAGGGCGATCGCCTACATCCACTCGGTAGAGAAATGGGGTGCCGAGGTCGTCTATGGCGACACTGACAGCTTGTTCATCTACATGAAGGGTCGGACAAGGGAACAGGCGTTCGACATTGGAAACGAGattgccaaggccatcaccGAGATGAACCCACGACCAATCAAACTCAAGTTTGAAAAGGTCTACCACCCTTGCGTTCTTCTCGCCAAGAAGCGATATGTCGGTTACAAGTACGAGAGCAAAAACCAGACGAAACCCGAGTTTGACGCCAAGGGAATTGAGACTGTCCGTCGTGATGGCACGCCGGCGGAGCAGAAGATTGAGGAGAAGGCTCTCCGACTCCTCTTTGAGACAGCAGATCTCAGTCAGATCAAGGCATATTTCCAGAAGCAGTGCCAGAAGATCATGCGCAACAACGTTTCGGTGCAGGACTTTTGCTTTGCCAAGGAAGTTCGTCTAGGAACGTACTCTGACAAAGGTCCTGCTCCTGCTGGAGCTCTGATCAGCACCAAGCGTATGCTCGAGGATGCACGCGCAGAGCCACAATACGGCGAGAGGGTCCCCTACGTTGTCATCACTGGTGCTCCAGGTGCTCGACTCATCGATCGCTGCGTGGCGCCCGAAGAGCTTCTCAGCAACCCGCATTGGCGGCTCGATGCCGAGTACTATATTTCCAAGAACTTGATCCCACCGCTGGAGCGCATCTTCAACCTTGTGGGTGCCAACGTCCGACAGTGGTATGATGAGATGCCCAAAGTACAGCGAATACGCCATGCGACTACGCTCGGGACACGAAAGACAACCCTCGAGTCGTACATGAAGTCCTCTCACTGCCTCATCTGCGACAAGAAGTTCGCCAACGAGGACAATCCGCTGTGTCCAGCCTGTCGAACCAATGTCCCTGCGTCGCTTCTCACCCTTCAGACACGTCTATCGACCGAGGAGCGTCGCTTGCAAGAGGTATTATCACTCTGTCGTAGCTGCGCGGGAATAGGGCCTGTGGAGGATGTCCAATGCGACAGCAAGGACTGCCCTGTCTTTTGGACGCGCATGAGGCAGACCAGCAAGACACGTGAAGCGCGGAATACGAACCAACCCGTGATACAGGCGTTGGTTGAAGGTGTTGACAGGTTGTCACTTGATTGGTGA